The region cactttttttttggggggggggggagtcaaTGGTTTAGTGGATGTTATTGCTCACAAAACGGAAATTGGGGAtgtgagaagtaatttttaaattatgtGAATTGTTGCAAAGTTGGATCCGAATCTGGTCAACCGGAGCTGGTCATACACGACCGCGCACAGTTTTATTATTCACGTGTTTTCAAACATGCCGCCAGGCCCCGGCTAAACACACAGGAAATCATTTAGTTTGCTTCATTTTAAACCTCATAACCACCGAAGGATACCTTCCAGTCATACTACAAGTAATTCTAAACTTACCACACTAATTGTCCAGTGTTTCCGTTTACTAAATATACGGCAAAATATGGGGACAttggagagaaaaaacaagGACGGAGCCCCGTGTATAACATGTCAGCCATTTTTTCGGTTTGTGAAGGTGCGCGCGCACAGATCGGCACTGGGTTGATTTGCATATGAGAGTTTTGTATTTCATAATGGGTGGAACGCAATAAAGGGGAAATggcaaacaaagaaacacaaactaTTCAATATAATCTGCTCATCTAAATAAGTGTTTCTGCATACGACGGGTAATTTCTAAATAAGTAATAATGGACTAATTGGGCAAAAGGAAAGGAAGATTGAATTTACTATTCCTATACATTGATTGACCATCCCTCCCAAATAATGGAATATCAAAAGAAACGTTTTATCGGCCAGAAGAGCTTGCTATAAGGTAGGGAGAATACGTGTACATTTCGCTTTATGCATTTATGAAACCATTGATCAACTTTTAAATTCTCCATACCCCCTCAGCTAAATATTTCGGAAACTGACATAATTATGCAGAAGCCCGATTTAAATCTCGGCCAGCGACTCAGGGTTGGGTCTAAAGAATAGGGTCCCGCAACATTATGATCTGGGggttaaataaaattaacaagCAAAAATCGCCAGGAttgattataaataaaaacaactttgtctATGCTTACCAATCGGATAAACACCTCCCCGTGACGTCACAAGACCCCGGCGCTCTGGCTGAAGTaaatgaagacctatcattggctgagagttgtgcgtggTGCGTACACACGTGaacgtttccattgtttggtGGACTAAGCGGTGACGGCCAATAAAATGGGTCTGGTGTTTCTTTGCACGGGTACGGGTATGAAGTTGGCGAATGGCGACACCcaagtgacgtcacaaacaTTTAAGTAGGCCTACCGATTATGAGACCCTTTAATTTTAAGAAGAAATGGGTTTGCTGATGGGCGGCCTCTTTGCCAAAGTAACTGCTTGTGAAAATGGATgcattttacttttactttataTTAGTCTTCGTAATGCACGAATAATCTTCTTTGTGTGTTAAACCATAGAGCTCTATGGTGAAACGAAGGCTCAGAAGGTTGGATGTGACACTTCTAACCAATCACAGCTTCCGTGGCTTGCATACTTAATGAGGTGGCGTTGCTAACAACTCATTTACAGCAGTTGTTCTCACGTCGTTCAAACAGATTTTCAGCTTTGCAGCTTTCTCTTCCAATCATATTCCTTTACTCTTGAAAGCTTAGGCGGAGAGCATAATCCTCCATCATGGGTTTCGACGCGGTTTCTTTCATGAAGGATTTGATGGCCGGTGGGACTGCTGCAGCTATCTCCAAGACTGCAGTAGCACCAATTGAGCGTGTTAAACTCCTGCTCCAAGTAAGTTTAACATAACCATACAATACAGAAGATGAATGATTTTGTGTATGGATGTAGAATTAAATTTgaacattcttttttttaattttatttgatatGCATTTACTTTTTCATTTCCCCCCCCCATTTTAACCCATAAAGGTTATTTTAACCCATAAAAGGtaactataaataattattagtaaacttgcaggtaaaacttgtgttggttctgaagagAGAGATGTATTCTACACAACCACAGATTTTCTCAGAAACATTTCACCCAAAAGAGTACTATTATTAGGCTGTATCGACAAGTTTACAATTGATATTGACCTCATCACTCACACAAAGCATCCCTTGAAATACCActgatatgcataaaatgtctTTCCTTTGACGGTTAACAAGATTAAATAGTTTGATATAAATATAAAGTTGGTGATGTGATCATTGTTTCTTTGTCAACAGGTTCAGGCTGCATCTACCCAGATTGCAGCTGACAAGCAGTACAAGGGCATCGTTGACTGCTTCTCTCGTGTGACCAAAGAACAAGGATTCAACTCATTGTGGCGTGGCAATCTAGCCAATGTCATCCGCTACTTTCCAACTCAAGCTCTCAACTTTGCATTCAAGGACAAGTACAAGCAGATCTTTCTGAGTGGTGTTGACAAGAATAAACAGTTCCCTCGCTACTTTGCTGGCAACCTTGCCTCTGGTGGCGCTGCTGGTGCAACCTCCTTATGCTTTGTGTATCCCTTGGACTTCGCCAGGACTCGCTTGGCCGCTGATGTCGGAAAAGCTGGTGGTGGTCGTGAGTTCAAGGGACTGGGAGATTGCCTGACCAAGATAGCCAAGTCCGATGGGATCAAGGGACTGTACCGTGGCTTTGGTGTGTCTGTGCAGGGTATCATTATCTACCGAGCTGCCTACTTCGGCACTTACGACACTCTGAAGTCACTGGTTCCAACCGAGTACAATAACTTCTTTGTGAGCTGGATGATCGCCCAGGCTGTTACCACTGGGTCTGGGGTTGTCAGCTACCCCTTTGACACCGTCCGTCGTCGTATGATGATGCAATCTGGACGCAAAGACATCCTGTACAAGGGAACCTTGGATTGCTGGAGTAAGATATTCAAGCAGGAGGGGCCGTCAGCCTTCTTCAAGGGGGCTTTGTCCAATGTTCTCCGCGGTACAGGAGGCGCCTTGGTACTCGTCTTGTACGATGAAATCAAGAAACTTCTGTAGACGTCTTCATTTGaacaaaactcaatttttaaaaaacctgCACATGTACTTCTATCTCTTAATTTATGCTTCAGTCCCTTGGAATTATGACGACACTTTGACCATAGAATTCAATCATTATTTCTTAAATGCTGCAGCAAAAAACCATtgatacattattttaaaaacaacaatcttGAATCAgtcaataacaattaaaatgacACAATCATATTGTAGCTCAAATCAAAGCTTGTTTTACTTCCGGCTTTCTAAACAACATCAGTTACAAATTCAATACATGTGCAGCCAgctgtttgtaaaaaataacttgTGTAAACTATGCAGCCCCTTAAGCGACTCCCAAAAAGGGCCAACCAAGATTATTTTGGTGATGATGTCAGGGCCCATTTTTACAGATCTGCTAACTATGGCAGAAAAACATACTACgctaagcagctatatgaaattgggccctagtaaATTGGTTCAATACTATCAGAGACCTAACAGTTGAGTTTATTGTGGACTAGAGATTAATATGTGATAGAACCTGCCTTTAGAGCTGCTCAAGTCTATTGACTCCTTGCATAACACTCAACGCGCTTGCACATGCATGTCATGTCCACCATTTGTGAGTTGAATATGTTCACAAAGAAATTGcattcaaaatgtgaaatgGAAGACGCACATTCTGAAGAGGTGTGTTCTGCAATTTGCAAGGGGTCAATGGAATCAAATTGTAGGTAAAGGGCAAAAAATACCTCACAAATGTTTTTCACTCAAATTTTTGAGTAGTGAAATGAATGTTTAAAAAAGtatgactggcacccctgagtTATTTTTGAAATACGTAGACCACCAACACAGGGATAGATAGCTCAGTGGGAAGAGCACTGACAGCTTAGTCTGAAGGTCGTAGCTTCAAGCCCCACTCAagtaaattgttctttgttcaacccataaCAATCTTAATACTGAGGAATCAAAGGCGCTGTTGTTTGTATATAGTTGTAGAGGACTGGTCTATTATTTAAGACGCAGGGCTCTCTGACAGACCCTCAGTTGTCTGACAAGACAGACTCCACAATATCATTCAATCCACTCTCCATCAGAGCTTTAGTCAGCACATCCCTAGTAGCCTGGTCTCCCTCTCTATTCATCCAAGCAGTTATCATAGCCTTGGATTGCTCCTTCACTTCTAGATTCTCTGTCTGGATGATGGTGATCTCGTCTTCGGTGAGGCTCAACTCAGATGCCAGTGTCTTCCAGTTGTCACCGAGGCGAGCGATGACTGCATCAACTTGCTCCTCAAGGAGGATGTTGGACTTCTCTAGTGTTGTAATTGTATCTGGAGTAGAAAACGAAATCCCCAAATAACTAATAATGTGGAGTTGTGACTGAGGGGTGgcatttctgatcagcagagtgttgatTTGAGTCCTGGTCTCGGCACTTATGTCCTAGAGCAATATActttaccattattgctttgtccttcataTGGGACATTAAGCAGTAGCTCCCATGTACTGCACGTAAAAGATGGTAAGAAGGTAATGCTTGTAAAAGATGTGCACGTTGCAAGCATCCTcctttacaggtttcctcaggcttgcgagctacagttgTAAGTTCACAGAAGAAGGTAATTTATTTCCAGAAGAAGGTAATGACATTTACTTTAACCATGTCACCAAAACATCACCGCCGAAAAGGGTCTCTTAAACAGGGCTTTGGTTTCAGTACATTCAATATGACGACCAGATCACCCTAATTCCTACATTTGAGAGGTAATATCTTGACATAGTTACTCACCATCATCCTCTCCCTTCAGCAAGTCGTCATTTTCAACATCAACTGGCTCCTCCGTCTTCAACTCCTCAGTTGAGGTTTGCTGTTAAAATCAAAACACAACCAGGAAGTTTAAGCCTTAAATACAAGCAAATGTTTAATATAATTTTGCTGTGGAAGACATGTGTCTCTTCAGGAAACCACAACTTCAAAGCAAGATGACCTACTTATACGCTAATCtgaataatgtatttttacATAGGAACGGGATCCGCATGTCACATTGACACAcagactctttgtgaaacccgaACATTGAATTGACCTACATCTTCCCGCCACTGTTGCAATTGATTACATGCATCTTTGGGAATATGCGACACTCCATGAACATGCAAATTACATCACTTTCTGTAATGATAtgtgactctttgtgaaaactgtGATGATATTAAAAGAAACCTACCGGCATATCCTTGGCCAGCTTAGTGACCATGAGTTCCAGGTAAGCAGGGACTGATTTGACTAGAGGTTGAGTGCTTGTGATGGTCTGGAAGAAGTATGGGCTACGTCTAGCTAAGAGCCGCAGGGCACACCAGGCAAAGTTACTGTTATTCACCACCCTGGAGAAACACCATAACAAAATAGTTAGAGTTAACTGGTTCAGATTaggggaataaaagggtagtgcagttcttcaacgtacgtttaaagccggcagggtcagcggccgtgtgataaaggcccgagcctttatcgcacggcaacgacgcTGCAAGGTTTTAATTGGACAttgaagaacgagtcactactcttttattcccattcataaatgcccttttgttaaaaaacgtaaacaatacagttatagacactttaacaatttcAGTTccaggtttgaaatatttttttccaaaactttgtgaagaatctgtttaaAGCGCgcgggttgtgtgtacgcgcgcgcgcttagattatgcgctgatagctatgatttgcgcattccgcgtgataatcttgcgcgcccgagacgcggaagccagctcagtgtgcataaacagagctccagtgtgcattaacaaaaggtttatgcacacccccGTGACGcgttctccaccaataggagaagagaaactgtctggggtatttatgaatgaaggtTATAAGTATATTACTTGGTAAATGTTATAGCGCTGTATATAATGGGTCAATTAGCGCTTATAGTCGTCACTCGGTGTCGCTAGAGGCGCTTCAACATGTGGCGCAATATGTaatcaatcaaaccaggaacatctTTTCTTTTCGTTAAGTGCATTGGGtacttttacatgcgttacacaacacatgggacctacggctttatgtCCAATCCTAAgaacgcagcaataatggttaaatatcttgcttaagaacacaagtgtcaaggccgagactcaaacccacactctgttgatgaGAAACACCAGAGACTGATGATAATCCGCTCATCCACGACACGGCACAATTAATGTACTCTGCTGTTTGGAGCAAAATGGTGTAGAACCAGTAACAAACTATATAATATTTTGCCACTATGTCAGAGCTGTATGCTTTcgtcttgaaagggcaaggacaccaagtcATTTTCTCCGTGTAAAAGGGCACCCATTGTAATTTTCTTCTGAAGCACTTcaaggtcaccaaggcaatgaccagggtgcatggaggcaatcaggCCTGCCAATCTATTATTCCATAGGTGTGACTTACTTGTATTCTTGTTCTATCATGGCACCAGGGTCAGCTTGATCAATGGCTTCTTCAAAGTAGTCCTCAAGAGAAGGAATGAACATTCTGAGAATTGACAACAACAGTaaacaatgatttcatttatttcaaactCATCCTATTAATGAAACCATGGGTTGGAATCATGGCTCAGCCAGGTCATACCCAAATGACCTATTACCCAAGTAACTgtcttaagcccttttcacactgaaTATCTTAACCCCGTAGAGTTGTCCTGGGGAGGCCCCTGAGACTTGTTTACCCCATGGTTACCCCAGCATATTTTCACACTGTGTCTCTACTTCACAGGGCTCGGCTGCACAGTTCAAGAATACGCTGGGGTTTTACCACTTACTCTGGTGCAgggtatggggggggggtagaccgGGGGTAAAGCgatcatagtgtgaaaaggcctgcAGTAATTAACCAGGGGCAACCCTGGGAAAAGGAGTATCGGAAAACGGCTTTACTAAACATACATCGCCACAACTTGAGGGCAGATGTCTTGGTCTTACCTGTTTTCAGCACGGCATGCATCCAGGTTGTCAGGGCAGATATTCCAGAGTCTTGTCAGCTCAGGGCTTCCCATATCAATCTTCTTGTTAGGGGTGTTGATTCTAAGCTCCTCCCCTAAGCTTCGCTTCCTGGCTCTGATCAAACACAATGACTAACAAATTACACATCAAGTTCTTGTAGAGCAATCTTACTTTGACACCGAGGAACATCATCAGTTTGGTTGGCAAAGTGGTACCTTTCATCAACTTCTACCTCTAAGCTTAATTTCCGCTTGGGGTATTATCAGGGTTTGTCCTTAGCTTTAGTGAtgagccagcaggaccagttagcttgtcatttcactagtctgtCAGCTTATTATTCACAAgtcaatattttaaatgaaatacaaatgcttttcaactCTGAACTAGCCAGCTGAACCACTTGGAGAAAATGTTGGCTGGTCCTGACGCTGACTTTGTGGATGAGTGTGTCGAGGCCGAGCTTTTAAGaccactgaactcaagctctggtgtttctgatcaacagagtgtgggttcaagtccagctcttgacacttgtttcctcaagcaagacatttaaacaTTATTGCTCCTTCCTTCGCATTGGATGTAAAGCTGTAGGCTTCTTGTGATGTTATAAAAGCACTCAAAAGTAAGAAGGATaatcaataacaaacaaaacctTTACAAATGGAAAACAATAATATCAACTGACCTTGGTTTGGGCTGTGCTGCGGCATTAACAGGCCTGGAatgaaatcaaaaacaaaatggtaaacATTGCTAAActtaaaaatttcattttaactCTAGAATACacaaaagacaaattgaaactgtctttaaaaatataattgcTAAGATTAATcgaagtctttctcgaaggctacagagaaagactctgctagggtctaaACATCACACCATTAACTATATGTTGCATTTAAACCATAGATAATTTTTGTTGGTAagaagtttgcaacagcttaatCCATTtccccaaaaaaagaaaatttgtcaaGGTATAATCACATTGGAGTCTTGAAttttcttgaaatgaaatgattctGGATCTTACTGTTCTCTGATGTAGCTTGGACAGGCTTCATTCTTCCACATGTTCCAATGTTCCTCTCTCTCTAGGATATGCTGTCAAGAGAAATCAAGAACTCATTACTTCATTAACTAATACAAGTTTTAAATATTCATGCCTCGTAAAAGGGGGAAATCTTCAAGTTTTTTTCAAGCGTGTCATGACCAAATGGTCAAGCTCTTTGAACTAACGGGAACCCAAAATGATCCCATTCTTTGACACACTATTTTTCTCTGATAAAGAAACAGGCGTAGCCAAAATCGCTTGATTCGGATGAGGCTCTACAAGCAGGACatagtttgttgttttattaaacTGCCActttataatagtaataacaacaataacaatattggGGAGGCGACTCATCCTTACTCACTGCTGAGAAGCTGAACTGTGAAGGATGTGGCTACATTATCTTTGAGCTGCTGGCATGCAAGGGTGCCtctggcagccagccacatcaacccatacACAGCCACCAAGCACAGCCTgagattgaaagtgtttgagTTTTGCAGAGGTTGCAGGGAGGTAAACGAGAGGGCCCAGATAAAACTCCTCATGGCATAAGAGAGAACCAAAgcacaactctactcacatgGCCCAAGCTGGATATTGAACCTCTACActggtgagaggcgagtgctaTGCATAGAAGCCAACCATGCTACCCCTGTTAAGGATGACTAATGCTACCCACGTTAAGGATGACTAATCAAACCACAATGAATAGTTTACCTGTATTGTTTTAGCAAACTCCTCACCGCCTGGTGATGTTTCCTTCAAGATCTCATACACTGTCTCTGTGGTGTTCTTGATGTACGATGTCATATCATCAGTAAGAACGTGTTctaccctttaaacaaaaacatcgtTGATAGAAAATTACAAGTAGGGGTATAGAATGGTAAACACTCAAAAGTAAATGACTAAAAAGTTCTTTGGCAAAAGGgcctgcagctgttgatagtaaaacatattttgagaaaaaattcctttcaaagtaatatggtttggacAATTTTTTGACCCTCCAGAAAATTAGTCTAAAAAATGAATCATGCATGAACCAACAAGATTAACAATACACTTCTGTACTTTATCTAATAAAGATAAATGACAGGAAAAAGCTTTGACTGAAATGTGACAATAGTACCCACTTAGGGGACAGATAGTTGCCATGTGCATATGCATAGTGGCGAGGTGCATAAAGCTCTCACCTCTAACCAATATGACTCCGGTTCCAATCCCGGCTAAGATCAATGTTAGTAAAGCTGTGCGTTGGTTCTcaattgttcatttgttgtattatttgcATTGCCATTGTTTGTCTAAAGCcctgtggtctaaatgaaatggcgctatataaaaacccattgtgttgtattgtataTATTGCATTGTGCTATGAGGGTTTGTCTCCGGGCCCTTCCGGTTTTAATCCATCCGGAAAATCAAACAGGTTCGATCTCAGGCTGTGTTCCGTGGTCAtatatgggttgatgtggctggctgccacaGGCACCCCCCGTGCATGTGACTCCAACATGTTGTAGccacgtccttcgcaattcaacTTATCAGCTGCGAGTAAGAATGATTAGCCTTCCAAACTATTAACACTATTTGCTTCTCTCTCCATAAACTTACCCCTTGAATTTCACATGTTGGTTGAGGTACTGGAACAGGATCAGAAACTGGAGGAGAACATACCGTCTGAAAGTAGAGTCACTTAACTGAAGATCGTACAACTGTTGAATCAATAAAAGCCAATCTTTGTTCAAATAATTTCATTATTGCACCGCAGTTTGAGAAAATGGCCTCCCAAAGGCAAACCATTGAGGGCGTTCTGCATTGACCTTTCCCCATAATACACTTTGAGAAAATGGACTCTCATGGGTAAACCATAGAGGAAACTGCCTGTATTGACTCCTTCTTACCTTTTCACTTGTGAGGTACTTTGCAAAGAAGACATGTTTATCAGTCGGTGGTTCATCTTGGGTCTTAGAAGCTGATACATCATCTAGCTTTAGACTGCTGAAGGCTCCCAGGACAGCTTTGGTGTACTGTGGGATATAAGAATACTTCATTGTTATGGCGTGGTGTGGCCAAGCACCTAAGAGTAATGTACTCAAGCGCTAGGatttcttatcagcagagtgttgtgtggccgagcggttaagagcaatgtactcaagctctggtgtttcttatcagcagagtgttgtgtggccgagcggttaagagcaacgtACTCAAGCTCTAGGGTTtgttatcagcagagtgtgggtttaagtCTCAGTCGTGGCACTTGTAtctttaagcaagatactttactttaCCATGAGCAGTGAA is a window of Asterias rubens chromosome 21, eAstRub1.3, whole genome shotgun sequence DNA encoding:
- the LOC117304416 gene encoding ADP/ATP translocase 1-like; the encoded protein is MGFDAVSFMKDLMAGGTAAAISKTAVAPIERVKLLLQVQAASTQIAADKQYKGIVDCFSRVTKEQGFNSLWRGNLANVIRYFPTQALNFAFKDKYKQIFLSGVDKNKQFPRYFAGNLASGGAAGATSLCFVYPLDFARTRLAADVGKAGGGREFKGLGDCLTKIAKSDGIKGLYRGFGVSVQGIIIYRAAYFGTYDTLKSLVPTEYNNFFVSWMIAQAVTTGSGVVSYPFDTVRRRMMMQSGRKDILYKGTLDCWSKIFKQEGPSAFFKGALSNVLRGTGGALVLVLYDEIKKLL
- the LOC117304715 gene encoding THO complex subunit 1-like — encoded protein: MAASTFDFLNARQTFSVSIQEVCQTNKTDQLKTQATNVDGSEAEKKVALDQAFRDVMMNLVIKESDCAHFISLINLSIEAVHLGICSPATPFLLLSDVFESVTINTCDKVFRFVEDRVNTWKSNVLYTSGKNYLLRMCNDLLRRLSKSQDTVFCGRIQLFLARFFPLDEKSGLNLVSQFHLDNVTSFNTEPINGPLKSEDKDEAMEFEEGEMASSSSPIDYQLYRKFWALQDYFRDPRQCYQKDKWRVFHRYTKAVLGAFSSLKLDDVSASKTQDEPPTDKHVFFAKYLTSEKLYDLQLSDSTFRRYVLLQFLILFQYLNQHVKFKGVEHVLTDDMTSYIKNTTETVYEILKETSPGGEEFAKTIQHILEREEHWNMWKNEACPSYIREQPVNAAAQPKPRARKRSLGEELRINTPNKKIDMGSPELTRLWNICPDNLDACRAENRMFIPSLEDYFEEAIDQADPGAMIEQEYKVVNNSNFAWCALRLLARRSPYFFQTITSTQPLVKSVPAYLELMVTKLAKDMPQTSTEELKTEEPVDVENDDLLKGEDDDTITTLEKSNILLEEQVDAVIARLGDNWKTLASELSLTEDEITIIQTENLEVKEQSKAMITAWMNREGDQATRDVLTKALMESGLNDIVESVLSDN